CAAGGCACTATTTCGGCAAGTAACAATGAGTACGGGGGCGCCACTATTTTGGTACGGCTGCCCTTAGAAATAGACTTGCCGCAACACTTGGCAAATGAACAACAGTCTATATCGGTAAATTAATAAAAGGGAAGAGATAATTATGGCCTTGAAACGTATTTTAGCGGTTGATGATGAACCATTTAATTTAGAGATAATCGAAGAGATCCTTGAGGATCTCGATTTTGAGCTGAAAATGGTTAATAGCGGCCCAGAATGCTTAGAAGTCGTAGAGCAGTTCGACCCACAGGTGATTTTACTCGATGTGAGTATGCCACAAATGAGTGGTTACGATGTCTGTCGTAAGCTGAAAGAAAACCCCAATACGCAAAAAATTATTGTGATGTTTGTCTCAGCCAGAGGCACGGTTGAGGAGCGCATGGAAGGTTATTCTGTTGGTGCAGAAGACTACATTGTTAAACCATTTAGCCATAATGAGCTCAAGCTTAAGTTACAACATTTAAATCAAGTGCTAATTGAAAAAGAGTCGCTAGAACAACAAGTTGAAGATGCTACGTCAACGGCATTTAATGCCATGGCAAACAGCAGTGAAATGGGACAAATTGTTAATTATATTGAGCATATAGGTTCAATAGATAACGAACATGAACTCGGCAAAGCCTTTTTAAACTGTTTAGGTGCATTTGATTTACAAAGTAATGTGGAGTTTAGATTAGATAACGAAGTATTACATTTCTCTGTGTCGGGTGTGTGCTCGCCGATTGTGCTCGAGCTGTTTGAAATGCTGAAAAGCAAAGGTCGATTGCACGAGTTCTCAAATCGGATTTTAGTAAACTATGAAATGATTAGTTTGCTGATCTTAAATATGCCTGGGCAAGACCCCGATAAGCATGGTCGAATTCGAGACCATATCTGTTTTTTAGTCAGTGTTACAGAGCAACAGCTAAAAGCGATTCTCACGAAGAAAGAGCTTCTTCAGCAACAGCAACAGTTAAATGATGCCGTCGGTAAGGTGCACAGCAAATTTACAGGTTTAATTGAGCTTTTAAATGAAAACCGTATCAATAACGAAGCTGTATTTAAGCGGCTTCAAGAAGACTTAGAAAGTCGCATACCGACCATGGGCTTAGATGAAGACCAAGAGGTGTTTATCTATCAAAAGGTCGACGAAACCATTCAGAACTCAGTGGCTCGAGAGGAGTCTGTAAAAGGGGTTAAAGCGGCCTTTAAAGAAATTGAAAATGACTTATCGTTATTATTAACGCGATAGGGCAAAGCTTTAACTAGTCATCAAGCATCTCTGGGTAGGCCTTTTTCAACAATGCGAATTAAGCGCGCAGTTTTACGAAGCTTTAACTGGCGCTTATTTTTTTGCTGATCAAGCGCCCACTCGATATGCTCAGCGACCAAAGCTGTAGCTGCTGTTAACCTTTGCTCTAAAGCTTCGATTATTTGCTCGTTGTAATCAGCGTTACCTAATCCGACAGCGAGGTTTCTTAACCAACGTTCGTGACCAATGCGGCGTATAGGGCTGCCTTCGGTATTTTTAAGAAAGGTAGTTTCATCCCATGCAAATAAAGTCAGTAAGTCTTGGTCTTTAAGTTGCTTTCTTGGATGAAAGTCAGCTTCATCGGTAAGCTGACCATAGCGATTCCATGGACAGACTAATTGGCAGTCATCACAGCCATAAATGCGATTCCCTAACAGTGGGCGATACTCTTCTGGAATTGCGCCTTGCAGTTCAATAGTAAGGTAAGAGATACATTTACGGGCATCGACTACATAAGGCTCGACAATCGCACCGGTTGGGCACAGCGTCATACAGGCAACGCATTTCCCACAGCCTTCAAAGCTATTTTCTTCATCAATAGGGAGCGGTATATCAACAAACAGCTCACCTAAGAAAAACCAAGAGCCCGCCTCTTTATTGATTAATAAGCTATGTTTTCCACGCCAGCCCAAGCCTGCCTTTTCGGCTAGTTGTCTTTCAAGCACGGGGGCTGAGTCAACAAAGGGGCGAAAACCGAGCTGGCCAACTTGCTGCTCTATTTTTTGGCCTAACTTTTTCAGACGATTGCGAATTAACTTATGATAGTCACGACCCAATGCATAGCGACTAATGTACGCTTTATCAGTCTGTTTGAGGTTTTTAGCAAAGCTTGCATCAGGCGGCAGGTAGTTCATTTTTACTGAGATGACTCGCTGCGTGCCAGGTACCAGCTCTGCTGGGCGCGCTCGCTTCATACCATGGGCTGCCATGTATTCCATCTCACCGTGATAGCCTAAATCTAACCAGCGCTGTAGCTGCGTTTCATGCTTCGTTAGGTCAATATCAGTGATCCCGACTTCTGCAAAGCCAAGGTCTTTTCCCCATTGCTTTATTTGCAGTGCGAGTTGTTCATAATCAATAGCGGGTGTTGTCACGGTCAATAAAAAAGTAGCCAAGAAGCGGCTACTTTAACATAGTTTGACTCAGAGCAGCAGTTAAAAGCCGATTACACAAAGCGTTTTAATTGCTCTTGGGTTTGTTGGCTCAGTTTGTGTGATTGTTGGCAATCAGCGAGTGATTCATCAATTTGCTGCTTAGCTTGCTCACCCAAAGCAACTATTTGCTCAACCGTTTGATGGGTCTGGGTTTGGGTTTGCTCTAGTAGATGCACCGCGCTGACAATCTGTTGTAGTTGTTGTTGGTTTTGCTCAAATTCGCCAAGCATATTGCTAAAGCCTGTTGAGGTGTTGCTAATGGCAGTTTCAGCTTCACTCGAGTGGCTAATTAGTTGTTCAGACTCTTTATTGGTTTCGCTAACAAGGCTATTCATTTGATTAATAAAGTCACTGATCTGGCGAGTTGCATCGTTTACTTTAACCGATAGCGATCTAACTTCATCGGCAACCACCGCAAAGCCTCGGCCTGCTTCACCGGCACGTGCCGCTTCGATTGCAGCATTTAGAGCAAGTAAATTGGTTTGATCAGAAAACTCTTCAACCATTTTTAAAATGGCACGAATGTTCTCGCTGTTTTCTTTAAGGCCAGACACTGTTGCTGAGAAGTTACCCAAAATTTGGCTAATCATCGCGACCTTTTTAACTAATGCCGATAACTCAGTGGCTGAGTGCTTAACAAAGTTTAAGTGTTCACTATTAACATGATGAACGCTGTCAGTATTTGCTGAGATATTCTCAAGGCTTGAAGTAATTTGGTTGCTTGAATCAGTAATGGTTTGACTGAATTTTATTTGCTGGTGGCTCATTTCTGCGGTTTGCTGCATTGAATGAGTCATCTTTGAACTACTATCAGCACTGGCTTGAGCGCTTTGGTAAGTGGTGGCTAATAGCTTTGCTAAATGAACGGTAAAGGTATTGTACTGCTCACTTAAATCACGAAACTCATCATAGGTAAAATGCGGTAACTTGGCAGATAAATCGGCATCATGGCGGTTGATTTGCTCAAGTGTATCGCGCATTGCTTGCACTGGGCGCACAATTAAAAAGCGCATGTAGAAAATAGTAAAAATAAAGCTCGCGATGATAACAAAGGTCATTAACCAAAATAGTCCCATGCCAGCTTGTTGCTCTGAAAGGCTGCTATAAAGCCAGATCAAAGTAATGGCTTGAAACGCAAACACAAAACCTAAATTACCGACAATCTTACGTGTGAGGGTGTAAAAGAAAGTTTGTTCGATAAAATTGTAAATGCGCATATAGCTACTCATTAAGGTGTTGTGTTGGTTCATTTTGGCGTAATTTTTTATTATTCAATGTCACATAATTCAACAGTATAGCTTAGTTTTGTTGAGTTACAGTGACTGCAGTGTCATTTGTGTATGACACGGAAAATTAGTAAAAATACCATCTACGCCATACTCTAGCATTAATTCGATATCTTCCACTTTATCGACCGTGTAAGCATAAACTTGAAGGCCGCGTTTTTTTGCGTCAGCAACAAACTCATGGTTTATAAAGTTTTTATCTACATGAATGCTATAGGCATGGAGTTTTTGCGCAAACTCGCTGTAATTTATTGGGATAGAAGCGGTAAGTGCACCAATCTTTACCCACGGCAATTTTTGCTTTAGCCACATCAGTTGGTGGTGATCGAATGAAGAGACTAGCAGGTTATCCCGAGAAATTTTCCCTGCACTGACATTTGACTCAATAAGCTCTACAAACTTGTCTAACGAAAAAGTATGTTTAAGCTCTAAATTAAGTAAAGTTTTATCACCAACCCAATCGATTGCCTGTTGTAAAGTGGGCACGCACTCGCCATTGCCTGCATCGTATTGTTGAATTTGCTCTTTTGAGCAGGCGTTTACTTTACCGCGACCAGAGGTTGTACGATCAAGCCAAGTGTCGTGAATAATCATGTAATCATCAAGGCAGCTTTGCACATCAATTTCGATGCCATCTACTGCTAAATCAACAGCAGCGATAATGGCGCTTTGAGTATTTTCTGGGTAGGTACCACTGGCACCTCTGTGAGCGAATACTTTCATCATTGCTTATACCTACGAGTCACTGACCATGTTTCATAAAAAGCGGCACTAATCACCAGCGCGCCACCAATAAGAGTGCTAATTGAAGGTTGCTCATGCAAAATTAAAAAAGCGAAAAACGTACCGTATAAAGGCTGCAAACACGATATCAAACCAGCGGTTGAAGCTGATAAGTTTTTCAGGCTTGCTGCAAACAGTGAATGCGGTGCTGCTGTAAAAATAACCCCTACGGTAATTAATAGCAGCCAATTTATTGTATCAACTTGTAATGGCGGTACTTCGACAAAGGCGCACAGCATAATGCAGGCGATCCAAGTTTGATAAAGCATGGTTTGTGGGCCGCCATATTGGCTAAAGTAACGCTTGTGAACGATATTTCGAAACGCAAAAAAGAACGCCGACAAAATGCCAATAGCAATACCGAGTGTGACATCATTGCCTAAGCTGGCATCAGGAATAAGTAAATAAATACCAAGCATCACCACCAAGGCGCTAAAAATATCTTTGAGCTGTGGTTTACTGCCATGAAAAAAAGGCTCTAAAAACACCGTGATAACAGGGTAAGTAAAAAAGGCAATCATACCGACTGCAATACCTGCTAGTTGCATACCTGCGAAGTAGGTGAGCCAATGTATTCCAACAGTGACGCCAAGTAACAAGGCTATAAGGTAGTCGCGACGCGAGTGAAGCTTAATCGCTTTGTGTTGAATTGTAAGTAAGATCAGTAAGGCACAGCCTGCAATTGCTGTTCGATAAACGGTAATATCTAATGCACTTAAGCTGACTAGCTTGGCAAATAATGCAGTACCACCAAAGAGTAGCACTGCAATGTGTAAGTATATTAGGCTCTGTTTGTGCGCCTGCATTACAAACCTTGTTATTGTTGTTATTAACTCTCTTTGTAACGGTAATCCTTTACTTTGTAAACTCCCCAAATGGGCTAATCCATTTGTTTAGTTCCAATATTTCCATCCCTGCAAGTAATAGTGCAGCACATTAGGCTCATCAAGTGTCGATACTTTTTCATTGTTTGCGCTAATATCCGGAGTGAAAATAAACAATTGTGCGTCATTTTCAGGGCGGTAAAAGCGGGTTTTAACTGGCAATACACTTTGGTTACTGCACATCAAGTTGCAAGCCATAACAAATCCCCATTCGCCAAAAGAGGGCACATTTAAATGATAAGGCAAGGTATGCGCAAAGCCCGCTGCACTGAGTGTGTTATTGATAGACCAAAATGCTTGCTTCGCAAAAAATGGACTGGTGGCCTGGGTCACTACAATACCGTTATTTGGTAATCGTGTTTTTACTAGTTGATAAAACTGCTGACTGTAAAGGCGAGCTAAATTGATTGCTTTTGGATCCGGTAAATCAATAAAAATAATATCGAACAGCTGTTCGTTTTGCTCAATAACCACATAAGCATCTTGATGAATAACCGTCACTTTAGGGTCACTGAGTGAGTGCTTGTTAAGTGTTGTCAGGTTGTGATTA
Above is a window of Pseudoalteromonas shioyasakiensis DNA encoding:
- a CDS encoding response regulator, with protein sequence MALKRILAVDDEPFNLEIIEEILEDLDFELKMVNSGPECLEVVEQFDPQVILLDVSMPQMSGYDVCRKLKENPNTQKIIVMFVSARGTVEERMEGYSVGAEDYIVKPFSHNELKLKLQHLNQVLIEKESLEQQVEDATSTAFNAMANSSEMGQIVNYIEHIGSIDNEHELGKAFLNCLGAFDLQSNVEFRLDNEVLHFSVSGVCSPIVLELFEMLKSKGRLHEFSNRILVNYEMISLLILNMPGQDPDKHGRIRDHICFLVSVTEQQLKAILTKKELLQQQQQLNDAVGKVHSKFTGLIELLNENRINNEAVFKRLQEDLESRIPTMGLDEDQEVFIYQKVDETIQNSVAREESVKGVKAAFKEIENDLSLLLTR
- the queG gene encoding tRNA epoxyqueuosine(34) reductase QueG, producing MTTPAIDYEQLALQIKQWGKDLGFAEVGITDIDLTKHETQLQRWLDLGYHGEMEYMAAHGMKRARPAELVPGTQRVISVKMNYLPPDASFAKNLKQTDKAYISRYALGRDYHKLIRNRLKKLGQKIEQQVGQLGFRPFVDSAPVLERQLAEKAGLGWRGKHSLLINKEAGSWFFLGELFVDIPLPIDEENSFEGCGKCVACMTLCPTGAIVEPYVVDARKCISYLTIELQGAIPEEYRPLLGNRIYGCDDCQLVCPWNRYGQLTDEADFHPRKQLKDQDLLTLFAWDETTFLKNTEGSPIRRIGHERWLRNLAVGLGNADYNEQIIEALEQRLTAATALVAEHIEWALDQQKNKRQLKLRKTARLIRIVEKGLPRDA
- a CDS encoding methyl-accepting chemotaxis protein; the encoded protein is MSSYMRIYNFIEQTFFYTLTRKIVGNLGFVFAFQAITLIWLYSSLSEQQAGMGLFWLMTFVIIASFIFTIFYMRFLIVRPVQAMRDTLEQINRHDADLSAKLPHFTYDEFRDLSEQYNTFTVHLAKLLATTYQSAQASADSSSKMTHSMQQTAEMSHQQIKFSQTITDSSNQITSSLENISANTDSVHHVNSEHLNFVKHSATELSALVKKVAMISQILGNFSATVSGLKENSENIRAILKMVEEFSDQTNLLALNAAIEAARAGEAGRGFAVVADEVRSLSVKVNDATRQISDFINQMNSLVSETNKESEQLISHSSEAETAISNTSTGFSNMLGEFEQNQQQLQQIVSAVHLLEQTQTQTHQTVEQIVALGEQAKQQIDESLADCQQSHKLSQQTQEQLKRFV
- a CDS encoding glycerophosphodiester phosphodiesterase; translated protein: MMKVFAHRGASGTYPENTQSAIIAAVDLAVDGIEIDVQSCLDDYMIIHDTWLDRTTSGRGKVNACSKEQIQQYDAGNGECVPTLQQAIDWVGDKTLLNLELKHTFSLDKFVELIESNVSAGKISRDNLLVSSFDHHQLMWLKQKLPWVKIGALTASIPINYSEFAQKLHAYSIHVDKNFINHEFVADAKKRGLQVYAYTVDKVEDIELMLEYGVDGIFTNFPCHTQMTLQSL
- a CDS encoding DMT family transporter, with the translated sequence MQAHKQSLIYLHIAVLLFGGTALFAKLVSLSALDITVYRTAIAGCALLILLTIQHKAIKLHSRRDYLIALLLGVTVGIHWLTYFAGMQLAGIAVGMIAFFTYPVITVFLEPFFHGSKPQLKDIFSALVVMLGIYLLIPDASLGNDVTLGIAIGILSAFFFAFRNIVHKRYFSQYGGPQTMLYQTWIACIMLCAFVEVPPLQVDTINWLLLITVGVIFTAAPHSLFAASLKNLSASTAGLISCLQPLYGTFFAFLILHEQPSISTLIGGALVISAAFYETWSVTRRYKQ